In Nocardioides sp. zg-1228, a single window of DNA contains:
- a CDS encoding VOC family protein, protein MITNISLVSVWVKDIDESLAFYTDVLGFEVGDDLQLGPDFRWTTVVHPSQPEVNLHLTTPGGPLPDYLIEAMNRAQDEGGLPGVGLTVDDCRATYDSLRAKGVEFLQEPEERPYGVEALMRDNSGNWMVLVEQRDYTPEDFEGVDMG, encoded by the coding sequence ATGATCACCAACATCTCCCTCGTGTCCGTCTGGGTGAAGGACATCGACGAGTCCCTCGCCTTCTACACCGACGTCCTGGGCTTCGAGGTCGGCGACGACCTCCAGCTCGGACCCGACTTCCGCTGGACCACCGTGGTGCACCCGAGCCAGCCCGAGGTCAACCTCCACCTCACGACGCCGGGCGGTCCGCTCCCCGACTACCTCATCGAGGCCATGAACCGGGCCCAGGACGAGGGCGGCCTCCCCGGCGTCGGGCTGACCGTCGACGACTGCCGTGCCACCTACGACAGCCTGCGCGCCAAGGGCGTGGAGTTCCTCCAGGAGCCCGAGGAGCGGCCCTACGGCGTCGAGGCCCTGATGCGCGACAACTCGGGCAACTGGATGGTCCTGGTCGAGCAGCGCGACTACACGCCCGAGGACTTCGAGGGCGTCGACATGGGCTGA
- a CDS encoding AraC family transcriptional regulator, protein MTVAAGQVSEQRRVPGDVLVHLRRARDHLDRHFAEPFDLDRLGSIAGMSRYHFIRSFAMTYGVTPGAYLAERRVERAQDLLRSANLTVTEVCHAVGYSSLGSFSSRFREIVGESPREFQERYAAQGNPRIPGCYVFMARLVERGSSTATQEKRDDDPRP, encoded by the coding sequence ATGACGGTCGCCGCCGGTCAGGTGAGCGAGCAGCGCCGCGTGCCCGGCGACGTCCTGGTCCACCTGCGTCGGGCGCGCGACCACCTCGACCGGCACTTCGCGGAGCCCTTCGACCTCGACCGCCTCGGCTCGATCGCCGGGATGAGCCGCTACCACTTCATCCGGTCCTTCGCCATGACCTACGGCGTGACGCCCGGGGCGTACCTCGCCGAGCGCCGGGTCGAGCGGGCGCAGGACCTGCTGCGGTCGGCGAACCTGACGGTCACCGAGGTGTGCCACGCCGTGGGCTACAGCAGCCTCGGCTCGTTCAGCTCGAGGTTCCGCGAGATCGTCGGAGAGAGCCCGCGCGAGTTCCAGGAGCGTTACGCAGCGCAGGGCAACCCCCGCATTCCCGGCTGCTACGTGTTCATGGCGAGGCTCGTCGAGCGCGGTAGCAGCACCGCAACGCAGGAGAAGCGCGACGACGACCCGCGTCCCTAG